The following coding sequences are from one uncultured Cohaesibacter sp. window:
- a CDS encoding TRAP transporter small permease subunit, protein MKEILNYKVESPYQRVLRQVDHALWSIASIFQHLANMCLLLMLVLTSATIILRPFGLSAYWIWPWTMVLFIWLCFLGFCAFFVQLKDVRVDFIAQRLGKTAIAATRLLSDFCTLAVSGTLLWQMPTFLEKSQGIVDGALLPGGEELFRQALSIPLLLSLIIIAPSALLDLLKMIVGLPENLPDSVVED, encoded by the coding sequence ATGAAAGAAATCCTGAACTATAAAGTGGAGAGCCCGTATCAACGGGTTCTTCGCCAAGTGGATCATGCATTATGGTCAATTGCGAGCATTTTTCAGCATTTGGCCAACATGTGTCTGCTTCTCATGCTCGTACTGACCTCAGCAACCATCATCCTGCGCCCCTTTGGCCTGTCGGCATATTGGATCTGGCCTTGGACAATGGTTCTGTTCATTTGGCTATGTTTCCTTGGCTTTTGCGCGTTCTTTGTTCAGCTCAAGGACGTTCGCGTCGACTTTATTGCTCAAAGACTTGGGAAAACGGCCATTGCAGCGACGAGACTTCTTTCTGACTTTTGCACGCTAGCTGTTTCAGGAACCCTACTTTGGCAGATGCCGACTTTTCTTGAAAAATCGCAAGGCATTGTTGACGGAGCGTTGCTTCCCGGAGGGGAAGAGCTTTTCCGCCAGGCGCTGTCGATCCCTCTTTTGCTTTCATTGATCATTATCGCCCCTTCGGCTCTGCTCGATTTGCTCAAGATGATCGTTGGTCTTCCGGAAAACCTGCCAGATAGCGTCGTGGAGGACTAA
- a CDS encoding TRAP transporter substrate-binding protein, protein MKFKKTFAAAMAAVSALLVVSSVNTASAETWRMATKMPTDSPEGKVFSYFADQVKKETDGKLTITVFPNEQLGKEDAVLEQLQSGIINIYAEGFPFMRKWVPELQWIEPPFIFDGFDHWARFMHSDLVTGWFKEAAEKSGIIPLGSPTEILRGPYRVMVSNKPVNSIEDLKGLKLRMHNAKLNAEVWSTLGAEVITLPWSDVYSAISKGIVNAVNSPMALVESMRFNEVAPYIIRNDEYWQSVGFMMNQKSYEALDETTKEQVLKAYKATGEYSKKLMNDAADASLERMKAKGASFSVIDTAKLVQMAAPYYQGLADAGKLPEGLLETVNATRK, encoded by the coding sequence ATGAAGTTCAAGAAAACATTTGCAGCTGCAATGGCTGCTGTCTCCGCACTTCTCGTCGTTTCCAGCGTCAACACCGCTTCCGCCGAGACATGGAGAATGGCAACAAAAATGCCGACCGACAGTCCGGAAGGCAAGGTATTTTCCTATTTCGCCGATCAGGTCAAAAAAGAGACTGACGGCAAGCTGACAATCACCGTATTCCCGAATGAGCAGTTGGGTAAAGAAGACGCGGTTCTCGAGCAGCTCCAGTCTGGCATTATCAATATCTATGCTGAAGGTTTCCCCTTTATGAGGAAATGGGTGCCAGAACTTCAGTGGATTGAACCACCATTCATTTTTGACGGCTTCGATCACTGGGCTCGCTTCATGCATTCCGATCTGGTTACCGGCTGGTTCAAGGAAGCCGCCGAGAAATCCGGCATTATTCCACTTGGCAGCCCGACCGAAATCCTTCGTGGACCATACCGCGTAATGGTCTCCAACAAGCCGGTCAACAGCATCGAAGACCTGAAGGGTCTCAAGTTGCGCATGCACAATGCCAAACTGAATGCCGAGGTATGGTCCACACTTGGTGCAGAAGTTATCACCCTGCCTTGGAGCGATGTCTATTCCGCTATCTCCAAGGGTATCGTAAATGCTGTGAACAGCCCAATGGCGCTGGTAGAATCCATGCGGTTTAACGAGGTTGCCCCTTACATCATTCGTAACGATGAATACTGGCAGTCTGTCGGCTTTATGATGAACCAGAAATCATACGAAGCTCTTGACGAGACCACCAAAGAACAGGTGCTCAAAGCTTACAAAGCTACGGGTGAATATTCCAAAAAGCTTATGAATGACGCAGCGGACGCAAGCCTTGAACGCATGAAGGCAAAGGGCGCAAGTTTCTCCGTTATCGACACCGCCAAGCTTGTTCAGATGGCAGCCCCTTACTATCAGGGTCTGGCTGATGCCGGCAAATTGCCTGAAGGTTTGCTAGAAACTGTCAACGCAACGCGCAAATAA
- a CDS encoding RraA family protein has product MTLPKYKLNPLPPKIDQAKLDRLAKLETATLGHFYQYGFISNDILPVGSLPAVTIASTAATVALPGMDSTLLHHVMSELESGYFLAVDRLGDKKHACWGGGVSKMAHSVGLDGACIDGSHTDTAEIEELSFHLWSTGVSAITTRLYNVGGAFNTPVCVGGVAVIPGSAVLADASGIVFIPVEDLDEVIEMGEAMTRNVNANEAKILEGIQLRDLSGAKKLVEEAC; this is encoded by the coding sequence ATGACGCTCCCAAAATACAAACTGAACCCGCTTCCGCCAAAGATTGATCAGGCAAAGCTCGATCGTCTCGCCAAACTGGAAACAGCAACCCTTGGCCACTTCTATCAGTATGGCTTCATTTCCAATGATATTCTTCCTGTCGGCTCATTGCCAGCTGTGACAATTGCTTCAACGGCCGCAACGGTTGCTCTGCCGGGTATGGATTCCACTCTTCTGCACCATGTGATGTCAGAACTGGAAAGCGGATATTTCCTTGCTGTTGATCGCCTTGGCGACAAGAAGCACGCTTGCTGGGGTGGTGGCGTTTCCAAAATGGCCCATTCCGTTGGTCTGGACGGTGCTTGCATTGATGGTTCACATACTGACACTGCCGAGATTGAGGAACTGAGCTTCCATCTTTGGTCAACCGGTGTATCGGCAATTACGACCCGCCTTTACAATGTTGGTGGTGCATTCAACACACCAGTTTGCGTCGGCGGTGTTGCCGTCATTCCTGGTTCGGCTGTTTTGGCAGACGCCAGTGGCATCGTGTTCATTCCAGTTGAAGATCTGGACGAAGTCATCGAGATGGGTGAAGCAATGACCCGCAACGTAAATGCCAACGAAGCCAAGATTCTTGAGGGAATTCAGCTTCGAGATCTTTCCGGCGCCAAGAAACTAGTCGAGGAAGCTTGCTAA
- a CDS encoding dipeptide/oligopeptide/nickel ABC transporter permease/ATP-binding protein, whose protein sequence is MTYLTTLAKKFPRRMILPTIFLLIIILTPFFVSFITSADPTHISIKGRMALPSFDHPLGQDEFGRDRLARVLYGGQVSLTTAFSASAIACIVGVLFGLIGAFFRGPFDFITGRIADIVLCFPPILLALLSVTLFGPGVATLIAVLSVLYFPIFARIAFAETQRVSALEFVEASRALGTPSSRILFKTILPNIAGPISIQFSLTVAAAITIESGLSFLGLGVVPPAPSWGQMIRGARSFMTQDPLGIFIPCAALALTIFAINLFCDRLRDALDPKGNMLPKRRSALSFSGQKMAKGFLSDGMVASAQGLELGAKSAKGDYIPLIEDTSIDLQEGSCTALVGESGSGKSLTSLAFLKLLPDAISLEGGDLSLRTKGGNVISLTNTSEKSMEKVRGNEIAMIFQDPMTALNPVHKVGKQMVEAILAHKDMSKAEARERAIKLLEVVGINEPERRFNSYPHQMSGGMRQRVVIAMALTCEPKLLILDEPTTALDVTIQAEIIELLKELRREYDNGLSMLFISHNLAVVSQIADRVMVMYSGRIVEDGPTEKVMKCPRHPYTKGLISSMPSSHETLHCSRGDRLEMIGGTPPLPSDRPSGCAFRDRCPMAIDACAKKIPTFEIFDEEDRTVRCLRAREI, encoded by the coding sequence ATGACTTATCTGACCACATTAGCCAAAAAGTTTCCTCGGCGCATGATCCTGCCTACGATCTTTTTGCTCATCATTATCCTGACGCCTTTCTTCGTATCGTTCATTACCTCAGCTGATCCGACCCACATTTCCATCAAGGGACGTATGGCGCTACCATCCTTTGATCATCCTCTTGGTCAGGACGAATTTGGCCGGGACCGTCTTGCTCGGGTGCTGTATGGCGGGCAGGTTTCTCTTACGACGGCTTTTTCAGCCTCCGCAATTGCATGCATTGTTGGCGTGCTCTTTGGTTTGATCGGCGCTTTCTTCAGAGGACCGTTTGACTTCATCACAGGACGTATCGCGGACATCGTTCTCTGCTTTCCACCAATTTTGTTGGCGCTCCTGTCTGTGACCTTATTTGGTCCGGGCGTTGCTACTCTGATTGCGGTTTTGTCGGTTCTCTACTTCCCCATTTTCGCACGTATTGCCTTTGCTGAAACCCAGCGAGTATCTGCACTGGAGTTCGTTGAAGCCTCCCGCGCGCTAGGAACCCCATCGTCCCGAATTCTATTCAAAACGATTTTGCCAAACATCGCAGGTCCGATTTCGATCCAGTTTTCGCTCACGGTTGCTGCGGCAATTACCATCGAAAGTGGCCTTTCCTTCCTCGGACTGGGTGTTGTACCCCCTGCACCATCGTGGGGCCAGATGATCCGTGGGGCTCGCAGCTTCATGACGCAGGACCCGCTTGGCATTTTCATTCCGTGCGCGGCACTGGCTCTTACCATCTTTGCCATAAACCTCTTCTGTGACCGACTGCGCGATGCTCTTGATCCCAAGGGAAACATGTTGCCCAAGCGTAGAAGTGCCCTCTCGTTCAGCGGACAGAAGATGGCCAAGGGCTTCCTGTCAGATGGCATGGTAGCAAGTGCTCAAGGGCTTGAGCTGGGCGCCAAAAGCGCCAAGGGCGACTATATTCCGCTCATTGAAGATACCTCCATTGACCTTCAAGAAGGTTCCTGTACAGCACTTGTCGGAGAAAGCGGATCAGGGAAGTCTCTTACCTCCCTTGCCTTTCTGAAGCTTCTTCCCGATGCAATCAGTCTGGAAGGCGGAGATCTGTCGCTCAGGACCAAGGGTGGAAACGTCATTTCACTTACCAACACAAGTGAAAAGTCGATGGAGAAGGTTCGGGGCAACGAGATCGCCATGATCTTTCAGGACCCGATGACCGCTCTTAACCCAGTGCACAAGGTCGGCAAACAGATGGTTGAAGCCATTCTTGCGCATAAGGACATGAGCAAGGCCGAAGCTCGCGAACGCGCCATCAAGCTGCTCGAAGTTGTCGGCATCAATGAGCCTGAACGGCGTTTCAACAGCTATCCGCACCAGATGTCAGGAGGCATGCGCCAGCGTGTGGTCATTGCCATGGCTCTGACTTGCGAACCCAAACTGCTCATTCTCGACGAACCGACAACAGCTCTGGACGTAACCATTCAGGCAGAGATCATCGAACTTTTGAAAGAGCTGCGCCGAGAATATGACAACGGTTTGAGCATGCTCTTCATCAGCCATAATCTGGCAGTTGTTTCACAGATCGCAGACCGCGTCATGGTCATGTATTCGGGACGTATCGTTGAAGATGGTCCGACCGAAAAAGTCATGAAATGCCCACGCCATCCTTACACGAAGGGCCTCATCTCCTCGATGCCATCTTCTCACGAGACGCTTCATTGTTCTCGTGGAGATCGGCTTGAAATGATTGGCGGCACACCTCCACTACCCAGTGACCGTCCATCAGGCTGCGCATTCAGAGACCGCTGTCCAATGGCTATTGATGCCTGCGCCAAGAAAATTCCGACGTTCGAAATCTTTGACGAAGAAGACCGTACCGTTCGTTGTCTCAGAGCAAGGGAGATATAA
- a CDS encoding ABC transporter substrate-binding protein: MSNNDHKPAAFQPTRRGVLAMMGGSVVALSLSKMALAAPASGVLRYALSTFPPSISPWSNTGAAAGTVKQMLMRGLTGYDENGKLVGELAESWTMVDSTTWSFKLRDNAFFSNGKPVTSADISYSIGKILADESTAYVKGDLSIIKEVKVVDDKNFQLILTRPSSTLLNVFGIADCPMLSAESTDENPISCGPFIKKSEERGSYIELSRFDKFYKEEEPYLEGVRFITYSDQDLRYAALEAGDVDVIEYVPWPKFDAAEASPDINLKSALGPFMFLLFNCVEGPFKDPKVRQAVGYAIERQDVVDGAFAGRGKNLYGFPNPEGSPFDLSDPAVEWTFDPEKAKAMLAEAGYPNGFDCRLLATSTYAMHQDTASIVQAYLQAIGINAQLVLPDWSSRITAGKNGDYDIAVHGTSGLFNDPDAVAALVRTSTGTFLQSHGFKSDHIDDLLAKGREESDFAKREAIYKELAKAYFEEVPQVPLNWRQQGFATRANIEGFEILPGFLNVLSGFTLDQTKKS; this comes from the coding sequence ATGTCCAATAATGATCACAAACCTGCAGCCTTTCAGCCAACGCGTCGCGGCGTACTGGCGATGATGGGCGGATCAGTTGTCGCGCTATCCTTGAGCAAAATGGCCTTGGCAGCACCCGCATCTGGTGTTTTGCGCTATGCACTATCCACCTTCCCTCCAAGCATTAGCCCATGGTCAAATACCGGCGCTGCAGCAGGCACTGTAAAGCAGATGCTCATGCGCGGCCTGACCGGATATGACGAGAATGGCAAACTGGTTGGTGAGCTGGCAGAAAGCTGGACCATGGTCGACAGCACCACCTGGAGCTTCAAGCTCAGAGACAATGCCTTCTTCAGCAACGGCAAACCGGTAACTTCTGCTGACATATCCTACTCTATCGGCAAAATTCTGGCAGATGAATCAACTGCTTATGTGAAAGGTGACCTTTCCATTATCAAGGAAGTCAAGGTCGTAGACGACAAGAATTTCCAGCTCATTCTGACACGCCCTTCATCAACCTTGCTCAATGTATTCGGCATTGCTGACTGCCCGATGCTCTCAGCTGAAAGCACTGATGAAAACCCGATCAGCTGTGGGCCTTTCATTAAGAAAAGCGAAGAGCGCGGTTCCTATATCGAGCTGTCTCGCTTTGACAAATTCTACAAGGAAGAAGAGCCATATCTGGAAGGTGTTCGCTTCATCACCTATTCCGATCAGGACTTGAGATACGCCGCTCTCGAAGCCGGCGATGTTGACGTTATCGAGTATGTACCATGGCCAAAATTCGATGCCGCCGAAGCATCTCCAGATATCAATTTGAAAAGCGCCCTTGGTCCATTCATGTTCCTTCTGTTCAACTGTGTTGAAGGACCGTTCAAGGATCCTAAAGTCCGTCAGGCTGTAGGCTATGCCATTGAGCGTCAGGACGTGGTTGACGGCGCTTTTGCCGGTCGCGGCAAAAATCTTTATGGCTTCCCGAACCCGGAAGGCTCACCGTTTGATCTTTCTGATCCTGCTGTTGAATGGACCTTTGATCCGGAGAAGGCCAAAGCCATGTTGGCAGAAGCCGGATACCCGAATGGATTTGACTGTCGCCTGCTTGCAACCTCAACCTATGCCATGCATCAGGACACTGCCTCTATCGTTCAAGCCTATTTGCAGGCGATCGGCATCAATGCCCAGCTTGTTCTGCCTGACTGGAGCTCTCGTATCACCGCTGGTAAAAATGGTGATTATGACATCGCGGTTCATGGCACATCCGGGCTCTTCAATGACCCTGATGCAGTTGCAGCATTGGTGCGCACCTCTACTGGCACGTTCCTGCAATCGCATGGTTTCAAAAGCGATCATATAGATGATTTGCTTGCCAAGGGCCGGGAAGAATCTGACTTTGCGAAACGCGAAGCCATCTACAAGGAACTGGCTAAAGCCTATTTCGAAGAAGTTCCTCAGGTTCCTCTGAACTGGCGCCAGCAAGGTTTTGCAACGCGTGCGAATATCGAAGGATTTGAGATTCTTCCAGGCTTCCTGAACGTTCTGTCTGGTTTCACCCTAGACCAAACCAAAAAGAGCTGA
- a CDS encoding creatininase family protein: MKNTVKIAELTSAEAKESLTDKAVLLIPMGSLEDQGTHAPMGDYLTAEAVAIDIAKEATKQGVPTFVSPVIPFGGKDWFESSLGGVSLSHATIAAILDEMLACFTRHGLKRILIVNGHGGNVPPITEVAQNWRTKHGVYVTSMYLWQIGYGLLKEILGEEGAAKSSGHGADPLTSVAMHYFPDLLRTDLIKTPLTGLKLRGAEIGGFGFVNYGGVPFLAPLEAAETAPNGVWGGDPNLCSAETGQKLADKLIALGAGFIKDHVSKEFTD, translated from the coding sequence ATGAAGAACACAGTAAAAATTGCAGAGCTAACAAGCGCCGAAGCAAAAGAAAGCCTTACTGACAAAGCGGTATTGCTCATTCCCATGGGATCTCTTGAAGATCAGGGCACGCACGCACCGATGGGAGATTATTTAACGGCTGAAGCCGTAGCGATCGACATTGCAAAAGAAGCCACAAAGCAGGGCGTTCCGACCTTTGTTTCTCCGGTCATTCCGTTCGGCGGCAAAGACTGGTTTGAAAGCAGCCTGGGCGGTGTTTCTCTTAGCCATGCCACCATTGCAGCTATCCTTGACGAAATGCTCGCCTGCTTCACCAGACATGGCCTGAAACGCATTCTGATCGTCAACGGCCATGGCGGCAACGTGCCACCAATCACCGAAGTTGCCCAGAACTGGCGCACCAAACACGGTGTCTATGTGACTTCCATGTATTTGTGGCAAATCGGCTATGGCCTTCTCAAAGAGATCCTCGGAGAAGAAGGTGCGGCCAAAAGCTCAGGTCATGGCGCTGATCCCCTCACCTCGGTTGCCATGCACTACTTCCCGGACCTTCTACGCACAGACCTGATCAAGACACCATTAACGGGCCTCAAATTGCGTGGCGCAGAAATTGGCGGCTTCGGCTTCGTCAATTATGGTGGCGTCCCATTCCTTGCCCCACTGGAAGCCGCAGAAACCGCTCCAAACGGCGTTTGGGGTGGCGATCCGAACCTGTGCTCAGCTGAAACTGGCCAGAAACTCGCCGACAAGCTGATTGCACTTGGCGCAGGCTTCATCAAGGACCACGTTTCAAAAGAATTTACCGACTAA
- a CDS encoding ABC transporter permease, whose product MAGFFVQRTIRAAVMLCVIATLIFSVLQVVPGDPAELLLSSGGRTATPEAVENLRKKMGLDLPVTVQFKNYVSNILHLQFGESIIDGSSITSNIAKRLPRTLELILAAAVLALLIALPSGTYAALNANGLFDRFSSWVSALLLSVPVFVVGTILIYIFAQTLKVLPAGGYVALEKSPLQHLSMLLLPAVSVSFNLMAIIFRMVRGSVMEAQSADWVRTAKAKGLSWRKVVSRHIVRNSLGPVITVVGIQLGVLLGSTVLIEYVYNWPGLSGMLVTAVEQRDYPTVQALVLTISALFILINLLVEILYFLLDPRIQAK is encoded by the coding sequence ATGGCCGGATTTTTTGTCCAAAGAACAATACGGGCTGCGGTGATGCTTTGCGTCATCGCCACCCTGATTTTTTCAGTCCTTCAGGTCGTTCCCGGTGACCCGGCGGAGCTTCTGCTCTCTTCGGGCGGCCGGACGGCAACGCCAGAAGCGGTTGAAAATTTGCGTAAAAAGATGGGACTGGACTTGCCCGTAACGGTGCAGTTCAAAAACTATGTTTCTAACATTTTGCATCTGCAGTTCGGAGAATCCATCATTGACGGGTCTTCCATCACCAGCAACATCGCAAAACGGCTTCCTCGCACGCTCGAATTGATTTTAGCTGCTGCGGTTCTCGCTCTTTTGATCGCACTGCCATCGGGCACCTATGCTGCGCTCAATGCGAATGGACTGTTTGACCGCTTCTCTTCCTGGGTAAGCGCTCTCTTGCTATCAGTGCCAGTATTCGTTGTCGGCACCATTCTGATCTACATTTTTGCCCAAACACTGAAGGTCTTGCCCGCAGGTGGATATGTCGCTTTGGAAAAATCGCCCCTGCAACATTTGTCCATGCTGTTGCTGCCTGCTGTTTCCGTTTCCTTCAACTTGATGGCGATCATTTTCCGCATGGTTCGTGGGTCCGTTATGGAAGCGCAATCTGCTGATTGGGTTCGCACTGCCAAAGCCAAGGGGCTCAGCTGGCGTAAAGTTGTCAGCCGTCATATTGTACGCAACTCTCTTGGTCCTGTTATTACCGTTGTCGGCATCCAGCTGGGCGTGCTGTTGGGCTCTACCGTGCTCATTGAATATGTCTACAACTGGCCCGGCCTATCCGGCATGCTGGTAACGGCAGTGGAGCAACGCGACTATCCGACGGTTCAGGCTCTGGTCCTGACCATTTCCGCTCTGTTTATCCTAATCAATCTTCTCGTCGAAATTCTCTACTTTCTTCTTGATCCGAGGATACAGGCCAAATGA
- a CDS encoding TRAP transporter large permease, producing MVYILIGGFLVLILLRVPISIAIGAATLVGFLFSDFRSMLHVIPQQMLEGADNTSLTAVPFFIMAGNLMNATGVTERIFAFANALVGHFKAGLAQVNILSSMIFAGISGAAVADCAGLGAIEVKAMRNAGYKGDFAAAVTVASSVVGPLIPPSVSMVLYAFLAQQSIERMFLASLVPGIMVGISLMIYVRIRARHEDFPVQERATFREITASAKEGILALIAPAIILFSIMFGIVTPTEAGVLACIYCCFVGVISRDLTLKGFYHALTDSAVMTSVIMIIIAFSIAMGWILTIEQIPQNLTIQILALTENKYIFLALLLVVVLIIGCVVEGVPATLILVPTLLPLIDAYNIDRVHFGVIITLGLLCGIATPPMGIGLYIVSEVGKVKFEKIAIAVLPFLVPLIATLVLITYVPEFVTFLPNLVLGVE from the coding sequence ATGGTTTACATTTTGATTGGCGGCTTTCTGGTCCTTATTCTTCTTCGTGTACCAATCTCCATAGCTATTGGTGCTGCGACCCTCGTCGGCTTCCTGTTTTCCGACTTCCGCTCCATGCTGCATGTTATCCCGCAGCAAATGCTTGAGGGCGCAGACAATACTTCGCTCACCGCAGTTCCATTTTTCATCATGGCAGGCAACCTGATGAACGCGACAGGTGTCACGGAACGCATCTTTGCCTTTGCCAACGCCCTTGTCGGGCACTTCAAGGCAGGGCTTGCGCAGGTCAACATTCTCTCTTCAATGATTTTTGCCGGCATTTCGGGTGCCGCGGTCGCCGATTGCGCCGGGCTTGGCGCCATCGAAGTCAAAGCCATGCGCAATGCCGGTTACAAGGGTGATTTCGCAGCTGCTGTTACGGTTGCATCTTCCGTCGTCGGGCCGCTGATCCCGCCATCAGTCAGCATGGTTCTTTATGCCTTTCTTGCTCAGCAATCTATCGAACGAATGTTTCTTGCCAGTCTTGTTCCGGGGATCATGGTCGGTATTAGTTTGATGATCTACGTCAGGATACGGGCACGGCATGAAGACTTTCCCGTGCAGGAAAGAGCTACATTCCGCGAGATTACGGCTTCAGCAAAGGAAGGCATTCTGGCCCTCATCGCGCCAGCCATCATCCTGTTTTCGATCATGTTCGGGATTGTAACACCAACAGAAGCCGGTGTTCTGGCCTGCATCTATTGCTGCTTCGTCGGGGTTATCAGCAGAGATCTGACATTGAAAGGGTTCTACCACGCGCTCACGGATAGTGCGGTCATGACCTCGGTCATCATGATCATTATTGCCTTTTCGATTGCGATGGGTTGGATCCTGACGATCGAACAAATTCCCCAGAATTTGACAATCCAGATTCTGGCACTCACAGAGAACAAATATATATTCCTCGCTCTGCTGCTCGTTGTGGTTCTTATTATCGGATGCGTCGTTGAAGGCGTGCCTGCTACCTTGATCCTCGTACCAACTCTGCTGCCTCTTATCGATGCCTACAATATCGACCGCGTGCATTTCGGCGTGATCATTACGCTTGGTCTTCTGTGTGGCATCGCGACGCCTCCGATGGGCATCGGTCTCTATATCGTGTCGGAAGTGGGCAAGGTGAAATTCGAGAAGATTGCGATCGCTGTGCTGCCATTTCTGGTGCCCCTGATCGCAACGCTCGTTCTGATTACATATGTCCCCGAATTCGTAACGTTTCTTCCAAATCTCGTCCTTGGCGTTGAATGA
- a CDS encoding oligopeptide/dipeptide ABC transporter ATP-binding protein produces the protein MASPSDTIIKPLVEVSHLNKSYPVAKPGLWGKQNMQVLRDVSLTVMPGEIVGLVGESGSGKSTVGRLILNLTDADSGSIKFDGEELTTASPKRIRALRKDIQVIFQDPYASLDPRKTIRAILSEALDAHKLHTGSARQSRLEELLELVGLNKNFLDRLPHQFSGGQRQRIGIARALAVEPRFIVADEAVSALDVSIQAQVLNLLADLREKIGISLLFISHDLSVVRFLSDRVLVMYLGKIMESGPADDVHFSPYHPYTEALVSSEPSLLHEKQRLTLTGEIPSPLSPPSGCVFRTRCPYAIEACSQTVPELREISKDHSSACIRDDIMKEKA, from the coding sequence ATGGCTTCTCCTTCAGATACAATTATCAAGCCGCTTGTCGAAGTCAGTCATCTTAACAAGAGTTATCCGGTTGCCAAACCGGGTCTGTGGGGCAAGCAGAATATGCAAGTCCTGCGCGATGTCAGTCTGACCGTAATGCCCGGAGAGATTGTTGGGCTCGTTGGCGAAAGTGGCTCTGGCAAAAGCACGGTTGGCCGCTTGATCCTCAATCTGACAGATGCGGATTCGGGCTCCATCAAATTTGATGGTGAAGAGCTGACAACCGCATCACCGAAACGTATTCGCGCTCTGCGCAAGGACATTCAGGTCATTTTTCAGGACCCTTATGCCAGCCTAGATCCTCGCAAGACAATCAGGGCGATCCTGAGCGAAGCGCTTGATGCGCATAAGCTGCACACGGGTTCGGCACGTCAATCAAGGCTCGAAGAGTTGCTAGAACTTGTTGGCCTTAACAAGAATTTTCTTGATCGCTTGCCGCACCAGTTTTCCGGCGGTCAACGCCAGAGGATCGGCATTGCGCGCGCACTGGCCGTAGAGCCACGCTTTATCGTTGCTGACGAAGCGGTCTCCGCTCTTGACGTTTCCATTCAGGCTCAGGTCTTGAATCTGCTTGCAGACCTGAGAGAAAAGATCGGCATTTCCCTTCTGTTCATCAGCCACGATCTATCGGTCGTGCGTTTTCTGTCTGACCGGGTACTTGTAATGTATCTGGGCAAGATCATGGAAAGCGGTCCGGCTGATGACGTGCATTTCTCCCCATACCACCCCTACACCGAAGCACTCGTTTCGTCAGAGCCAAGCCTGTTGCACGAAAAGCAACGTCTAACCCTTACCGGCGAAATCCCTTCCCCGTTGTCCCCTCCATCAGGATGCGTATTCCGGACCCGTTGCCCTTATGCCATCGAAGCATGTTCGCAAACGGTTCCTGAACTCAGAGAAATCTCGAAAGACCATTCTTCGGCCTGCATCAGAGATGACATAATGAAAGAAAAAGCATGA